A single window of Nicotiana sylvestris chromosome 3, ASM39365v2, whole genome shotgun sequence DNA harbors:
- the LOC104212829 gene encoding disease resistance protein RPV1-like gives MADQKGKDQSSNSQPSLALRPWKYDVFLSCRGGDTSKYFADQLYLTLCQVGVNTFRTDDEGGHVSSEVVMNAIEGSIIFIIVLSKNYASSRRCLNELLHILELKKNSKRLVLPIFYDIDPSDVRKQTGIFAEAFERHGTCSQSEQNIQLWRAALSRVGNLSGWDLKHVAEGFESKFIHIIIEEVLQEVKSRTPLYVTKYPVALFPRVNQIEKLLFKGGCDDVRVIGIHGMGGIGKTTLAKAVFNQVLQHFEASCFLENVKSEASERHNALVHLQEQLLRTILRRKIKVHNVDEGITLIKEGIWQKKVFIVLDDLDDQCQLNALLGERDWLRPGSRVVITTRDKHLLKELQLNEQYEAMKLDHESSLQLFTLHAFRNAPPAEDYSMLVEGIVTYCAGVPLALQVLGAYLSDKKIEEWKNALEKLKTIPSNNIHEKLRISFDGLPDDFTKAVFLDIACFCFKVQKSEVVGIFTACGFYPEVEICELIDKSLLAIDENKNLNVHNLIRDMGREIVHRESPDNPGKRSRLWCPKDISDVLIGHKGTKAVEGIVLESSALKDVPFSTKAFEKMAKLRLLRINHLQLYGSFQYLPKSLKYLHWHYCPLKCLPSDFCLENLVILNMSFGNFKESQAPLKYFKCLKMLVFYSCENLKKSPEFVGLHSLEKLSFGYCSNLMGLDSTIGELKRLRILDVANCMNLRELPRRICELKSLEILYLYGCSKLEELPDDLGKLERLKELSAVATAITRLPGSVGHLKNLEMLLLSQDFLLKRQSKFSDIFSTWLQPKRSLSRVGYLPSSFSNLSALKVLQIENWNMTEDDIPFSLASLSSLQNLCFSKNKFRAIPFNLCDLSSLKYLNLSECPNLKSIPEIPPTLQNIRAYKCKSLERLPNLSGLKRLEELDLCRCEMLMEIQGLENLDSVRRLSLWSCKSFGRLLDVSNLSKLKNLELSHCERLIEIRGLDNLHSIRYINLFNCKALKNPFTENFFKAHYEHGSELQLGLCNSNVPNWFSYKVDGCSMCFNMPLQGESTFLGMFLWVVYGTVDETKNVYPKATIVNQTNGVEFNHRLWTTISFAENSSIHYIPPNYFKCPVKGREMMSILIECYDFPTEDFVKKCGVHLLYKDKNGQVHSLSVSSPGFL, from the exons ATGGCTGATCAGAAAGGCAAAGATCAATCGTCTAATTCTCAGCCTTCGCTTGCACTTCGCCCTTGGAAATATGATGTCTTCTTGAGTTGTAGAGGTGGTGATACTTCAAAATACTTTGCAGATCAACTATACTTAACACTCTGCCAAGTTGGGGTCAATACATTCAGAACTGATGATGAGGGGGGACATGTTtcctctgaagtagtcatgaatGCAATTGAAGGATCAATCATTTTTATTATTGTTCTTTCCAAAAACTATGCCTCATCTAGAAGGTGTCTTAATGAGCTTCTACATATCCTTGAGCTCAAAAAGAATTCCAAACGGTTAGTTCTTCCTATATTCTATGATATTGACCCTTCTGATGTGCGTAAACAAACAGGAATTTTCGCTGAAGCCTTTGAAAGGCATGGAACATGTTCTCAATCAGAGCAAAACATTCAACTATGGAGAGCTGCACTCAGTAGAGTTGGTAATTTATCAGGATGGGATCTCAAGCATGTTGCTGAAGG GTTTGAATCCAAATTTATCCATATTATTATTGAGGAGGTCTTACAGGAAGTCAAATCTCGAACACCCCTCTATGTTACCAAGTACCCTGTGGCACTTTTTCCCCGTGTTAATCAAATAGAGAAGTTATTGTTCAAAGGAGGTTGTGATGATGTTCGTGTGATTGGGATTCACGGCATGGGTGGAATTGGCAAAACAACTCTTGCAAAAGCTGTGTTTAACCAAGTTCTTCAGCATTTTGAGGCAAGTTGCTTTCTTGAAAATGTGAAATCAGAGGCTTCTGAAAGACATAATGCATTAGTTCATTTACAAGAGCAACTTCTTCGAACGATTCTTAGGAGAAAGATCAAAGTGCACAATGTGGATGAGGGTATTACATTGATCAAAGAAGGGATTTGGCAGAAAAAGGTTTTCATAGTCCTTGATGATTTGGACGATCAATGCCAGTTAAATGCATTACTTGGAGAACGTGATTGGCTTCGCCCGGGTAGTAGAGTTGTTATAACAACCCGAGACAAGCATTTGCTCAAAGAACTACAATTGAATGAGCAATATGAAGCCATGAAATTGGATCACGAAAGCTCTTTACAACTCTTCACTTTACACGCCTTTAGAAATGCACCACCGGCTGAAGACTATAGTATGCTTGTGGAAGGTATTGTAACTTACTGTGCAGGAGTTCCATTAGCTCTTCAAGTTTTGGGCGCTTATTTGTCTGATAAAAAGATCGAAGAATGGAAAAATGCCTTGGAGAAATTAAAGACGATTCCTTCTAACAATATTCATGAAAAACTCAGAATAAGCTTTGATGGACTTCCTGATGATTTTACAAAAGCTGTTTTCCTTGATATTGCTTGTTTCTGCTTCAAAGTCCAGAAGAGTGAGGTCGTAGGTATATTCACAGCATGCGGTTTTTACCCTGAGGTTGAAATTTGCGAATTGATTGACAAATCTTTGTTAGCAATCGATGAAAATAAGAATTTGAATGTGCATAATTTGATCCGGGATATGGGACGAGAAATTGTTCATAGGGAATCACCCGATAACCCGGGGAAGCGTAGCAGATTATGGTGCCCTAAAGACATTTCTGATGTATTAATAGGACACAAG GGCACAAAAGCAGTTGAAGGAATAGTCCTTGAATCTTCAGCATTGAAGGATGTACCTTTTAGTACAAAAGCATTTGAAAAAATGGCCAAGTTAAGACTCCTACGCATCAATCATTTGCAGTTATATGGAAGTTTTCAGTATCTACCAAAGTCACTAAAATATTTGCATTGGCACTATTGCCCTTTGAAATGCTTGCCATCTGACTTTTGTCTGGAGAATCTTGTCATTCTCAACATGAGTTTTGGCAATTTCAAGGAATCCCAAGCGCCATTAAAG TATTTCAAGTGTTTGAAGATGTTGGTATTCTACAGTTGTGAGAATCTCAAGAAATCCCCAGAGTTCGTTGGTTTACATAGTcttgagaagttatcatttggtTATTGCTCAAATTTGATGGGATTGGATTCAACAATTGGAGAATTGAAGAGACTTCGTATTTTAGACGTAGCTAATTGTATGAACCTACGAGAACTCCCACGAAGAATCTGTGAGTTAAAATCACTTGAAATCTTATATCTCTATGGCTGCTCAAAACTAGAAGAATTGCCTGACGATTTGGGAAAGTTGGAACGTCTGAAAGAATTGAGTGCAGTTGCAACAGCTATCACAAGATTACCTGGTTCTGTTGGACATTTAAAGAACTTGGAGATGCTATTGCTATCACAGGACTTCCTATTGAAAAGACAATCCAAATTTTCAGACATATTCTCAACTTGGTTGCAACCAAAAAGAAGCCTTAGTAGAGTGGGATATTTACCTTCTTCATTTTCAAATTTAAGTGCTTTAAAAGTTTTACAAATTGAGAACTGGAATATGACTGAAGATGATATTCCTTTTTCTCTTGCGAGCTTATCATCTTTACAGAATCTATGTTTTAGCAAAAATAAGTTTCGTGCTATACCTTTCAACCTTTGTGACCTTTCCAGTCTAAAGTATCTGAATTTAAGCGAATGTCCGAATCTTAAAAGTATTCCTGAAATTCCTCCCACTCTTCAGAATATCAGAGCTTATAAGTGCAAGTCATTAGAGAGACTTCCAAATTTGTCAGGCTTGAAAAGGTTGGAGGAACTGGACTTGTGTCGTTGTGAAATGTTGATGGAGATTCAAGGCTTGGAGAACCTTGATTCTGTCAGACGACTAAGCTTATGGAGCTGCAAGAGTTTTGGAAGACTACTCGATGTATCTAACTtgagtaaattgaagaacttggaACTTAGTCATTGCGAAAGATTGATAGAGATTCGGGGCTTGGACAACCTTCATTCCATACGCTACATCAACTTATTCAATTGCAAGGCTCTCAAAAATCCTTTCACTGAAAACTTCTTCAAA GCCCATTATGAACATGGTAGTGAGCTCCAACTAGGGCTTTGCAACAGCAATGTTCCGAATTGGTTTAGCTACAAAGTAGATGGATGTTCAATGTGCTTCAATATGCCTCTACAGGGGGAGAGTACATTCTTGGGCATGTTCCTTTGGGTTGTTTATGGAACAGTGGATGAAACTAAAAATGTTTATCCTAAAGCCACCATTGTCAATCAAACAAATGGCGTTGAGTTTAACCATCGTCTGTGGACGACCATATCCTTTGCAGAAAATTCGTCCATCCATTACATACCACCAAATTACTTCAAATGTCCAGTTAAAGGCAGAGAAATGATGAGCATTCTTATTGAATGCTATGACTTTCCAACTGAAGATTTTGTTAAGAAATGTGGAGTTCATCTGTTGTACAAAGACAAGAATGGCCAGGTTCATTCTTTGTCTGTGAGTTCTCCTGGTTTTCTTTAG